In the genome of Desulfovibrio sp. ZJ209, one region contains:
- the hypF gene encoding carbamoyltransferase HypF, whose amino-acid sequence MAQQDPPKAPARRAFTASGQVQGVGFRPFVWRLATEGALTGSVRNTADGVRIEVQGEPSAVAAFGRRLREELPPLARLTGVTEAELAPVAGEAEFRILESEGAPSHTVLVSPDVAICEDCLAEMRDPSDRRFGYAFTNCTNCGPRFTITQSIPYDRAVTSMACFPLCPACAEEYENPADRRFHAQPIACPECGPRLWFVDAAQAGRGPEATGPTPENQAHALARAGRLLLDGGILALKGLGGFQLLCDARNEKTVATLRRRKLRPHKALAVLAHDLAAAREACRIGPAAERLLTGTEKPIVICPRREDSSALPAAIAPDSATVGLMLPYTPLHAALCDWLAEHGGAAPLLVATSGNPHGEPLCLGNREALARLADMADGWLLHDRDILVRVDDSVVMVPEEAAAAPLPVRRARGYVPRPVPLPEFPGPKGQAAPCVFGAGAGLKAAFCLTRGHEAFMGQHIGDLESPATLGFYDEAARRLEELLEVRPEALVCDLHPDFPSSRRAEERARREVLPLYRLQHHAAHAAAILAEHGVTQPALALCLDGTGLGTDGTIWGGELLLMDLGAPEWRRLGRLSPFALPGGEAAIREPWRIARGLAWLSGMDWRPEAAPKGEEPPSPRALAAVDALLDRGLNSPATSSCGRLFDAVAAALGLGLAITYEGQAAIRLESAARAWLAAHGGELPAPWSVPLREGEDGLLTLDSAALFAGVLGAREGGMDAGEIAARFHASLARGFADMAARAAEKLGPRMVGLSGGSFQNLILSGRLREELAARALKPLGHAQVPPGDGGLALGQAVWGARMLAQGRAPA is encoded by the coding sequence ATGGCACAGCAAGACCCCCCCAAGGCGCCCGCGCGCAGGGCTTTCACCGCCTCCGGCCAGGTGCAGGGCGTGGGCTTCCGGCCCTTTGTCTGGCGCCTCGCCACCGAGGGCGCCCTCACCGGCTCGGTGCGCAACACGGCCGACGGCGTGCGCATCGAGGTGCAGGGGGAGCCCTCCGCCGTGGCGGCCTTCGGCCGGCGCCTGCGCGAAGAATTGCCGCCCTTGGCGCGCCTCACCGGCGTCACCGAGGCGGAGCTCGCGCCCGTGGCCGGCGAGGCGGAATTCCGCATCCTCGAAAGTGAGGGCGCCCCCAGCCATACCGTGCTCGTGAGCCCGGACGTGGCCATTTGCGAGGACTGCCTCGCCGAAATGCGCGACCCCTCCGACCGCCGCTTCGGCTATGCCTTCACCAATTGCACCAATTGCGGGCCGCGCTTCACCATCACCCAGTCCATCCCCTATGACCGTGCCGTGACGAGCATGGCCTGCTTTCCGCTTTGCCCGGCCTGCGCCGAGGAATACGAAAACCCGGCGGACAGGCGTTTCCACGCCCAGCCCATCGCCTGCCCGGAATGCGGCCCGCGCCTCTGGTTCGTGGATGCGGCGCAGGCCGGCCGCGGCCCGGAAGCCACCGGCCCCACGCCGGAAAACCAGGCCCACGCGCTGGCCCGCGCCGGGCGGTTGCTGCTTGACGGCGGTATCCTCGCCCTCAAAGGCCTCGGCGGCTTCCAGCTCCTGTGCGACGCGCGCAACGAAAAGACCGTGGCCACCTTGCGGCGCCGCAAATTGCGGCCGCACAAGGCGCTCGCCGTGCTGGCGCACGACCTCGCCGCGGCCCGCGAAGCCTGCCGAATCGGCCCGGCGGCCGAGCGCCTGCTCACGGGCACGGAAAAGCCCATCGTCATCTGCCCGCGCCGGGAGGACAGTTCGGCCCTCCCCGCCGCCATCGCGCCGGATTCCGCCACCGTGGGCCTCATGCTGCCGTATACGCCGCTTCACGCCGCGCTCTGCGACTGGCTCGCCGAGCACGGGGGCGCCGCGCCGCTGCTCGTGGCCACCTCGGGCAACCCGCACGGGGAGCCCCTGTGCCTCGGCAACCGCGAGGCGCTGGCGCGCCTTGCGGACATGGCGGACGGCTGGCTGCTCCATGACCGCGACATCCTCGTGCGCGTGGACGACAGCGTGGTCATGGTGCCCGAGGAGGCGGCCGCCGCGCCGCTCCCCGTGCGGCGAGCCCGGGGCTATGTGCCCCGTCCGGTGCCCTTGCCGGAGTTTCCCGGCCCCAAGGGGCAGGCGGCCCCCTGCGTGTTCGGGGCGGGCGCCGGGCTCAAGGCCGCGTTTTGCCTCACGCGCGGGCACGAGGCCTTCATGGGCCAGCATATCGGCGACCTCGAAAGCCCGGCCACGCTCGGCTTTTATGACGAGGCCGCCCGGCGCCTCGAGGAACTGCTGGAAGTGCGGCCCGAGGCGCTCGTCTGTGACCTGCACCCGGACTTCCCCTCCAGCCGCCGCGCCGAGGAGCGTGCCCGGCGCGAGGTCCTGCCACTCTATCGCCTCCAGCACCATGCGGCGCACGCGGCCGCCATCCTCGCCGAGCACGGCGTGACGCAGCCGGCGCTGGCGCTCTGCCTTGACGGCACCGGCCTCGGCACGGACGGCACCATCTGGGGCGGAGAGCTCCTCCTTATGGATCTCGGCGCGCCGGAATGGCGAAGGCTCGGCCGGCTCTCGCCCTTCGCGCTCCCCGGCGGCGAGGCCGCCATCCGCGAGCCGTGGCGCATCGCCCGGGGGCTTGCGTGGCTTTCGGGCATGGACTGGCGCCCCGAAGCGGCGCCGAAAGGTGAAGAGCCTCCGTCCCCGCGTGCTCTCGCCGCCGTGGATGCCCTGCTCGACCGGGGGCTCAATTCCCCCGCCACCTCCAGTTGCGGGCGCCTGTTTGACGCCGTGGCCGCGGCGCTGGGCCTCGGCCTCGCCATCACCTACGAGGGGCAGGCGGCCATCCGGCTGGAGAGCGCGGCCCGGGCGTGGCTCGCCGCCCACGGGGGCGAGCTGCCTGCGCCGTGGAGCGTGCCCCTTAGGGAGGGGGAGGACGGCCTGCTTACGCTGGACAGCGCGGCCCTGTTCGCCGGGGTGCTTGGCGCACGGGAAGGCGGCATGGATGCGGGCGAAATCGCGGCCCGCTTCCACGCGAGCCTTGCCAGGGGCTTCGCCGACATGGCCGCCCGGGCGGCGGAAAAGCTCGGCCCGCGCATGGTGGGCCTCTCGGGCGGCTCCTTCCAGAACCTCATCCTTTCGGGCCGATTGCGAGAAGAGCTCGCGGCCCGCGCCCTCAAGCCCCTGGGCCACGCGCAGGTGCCGCCGGGAGACGGCGGCCTCGCGCTCGGTCAGGCCGTGTGGGGCGCCCGCATGCTCGCGCAGGGGCGCGCCCCGGCCTGA
- a CDS encoding efflux RND transporter periplasmic adaptor subunit, with product MKILLRRAPALCLAGLCLAALSLGGAACSGGGDAAKGPPPAPVHVRLVTEADVPRVLSAVGNVRASATVGVTPRVTGELLDVRFTEGQEVEAGQPLVVIDPRPFEAALREKKAVLAKSEAQLAKANDDRRRYGKLVGGGYVSREAYEQTATDAAALRATVQADRAAVESAALELAYCTVTAPIGGRVSALNVDKGNMVKSTDATPIVTIDTLSPIYVTFSVPEAQLPVILERMAQGDVAVTATPTGGAAETGRLTLVDNTVDTRTGTIRLRAAFDNPGRRLWPGQFVQVALPLGVAEHALVVPSRAVQAGRDERYVYLVDGEGRAVYRPVTPLFEHEGATVVQGLQKGDRVVVDGQVRLAPGVPVNVLE from the coding sequence ATGAAGATCCTGCTCCGGCGTGCCCCGGCCCTTTGCCTTGCGGGCCTGTGCCTCGCGGCCCTCAGCCTCGGGGGCGCCGCCTGTTCCGGCGGCGGCGACGCGGCCAAGGGGCCGCCCCCGGCCCCGGTGCATGTACGCCTCGTGACCGAGGCCGACGTGCCGCGCGTGCTCTCGGCAGTGGGCAATGTGCGCGCCTCGGCCACGGTGGGCGTGACCCCGCGCGTCACCGGCGAGCTTTTGGACGTGCGCTTCACCGAGGGACAGGAGGTGGAGGCAGGGCAGCCGCTCGTGGTCATCGACCCGCGCCCCTTCGAGGCCGCCCTGCGCGAAAAGAAGGCCGTGCTCGCCAAGAGCGAGGCGCAGCTTGCCAAGGCCAATGATGACAGGCGCCGTTACGGCAAGCTCGTGGGCGGCGGCTATGTGAGCCGCGAGGCCTACGAGCAGACGGCCACGGACGCCGCCGCGCTGCGCGCCACCGTCCAGGCGGACCGCGCCGCCGTGGAGAGCGCGGCGCTGGAGCTCGCGTATTGTACCGTCACCGCGCCCATCGGCGGCCGCGTGAGCGCGCTCAACGTGGACAAGGGCAACATGGTCAAGAGCACGGACGCGACACCCATCGTGACCATAGACACGCTCTCGCCCATCTATGTGACCTTTTCCGTGCCCGAGGCGCAGCTCCCGGTCATTCTCGAGCGCATGGCGCAGGGCGACGTGGCGGTCACGGCCACGCCCACGGGCGGCGCCGCGGAGACCGGGCGCCTCACCCTCGTGGACAATACCGTGGACACGCGCACCGGCACCATCCGCCTGCGCGCGGCCTTCGACAATCCCGGGCGCCGGCTCTGGCCGGGCCAGTTCGTGCAGGTGGCGCTCCCGCTCGGCGTGGCCGAACACGCGCTGGTGGTGCCCTCCCGCGCCGTGCAGGCCGGCCGCGACGAGCGCTATGTGTATCTGGTGGATGGCGAGGGCCGCGCCGTCTACCGGCCGGTGACGCCGCTTTTCGAGCACGAGGGCGCCACCGTGGTGCAGGGCCTTCAAAAGGGCGACCGCGTGGTGGTGGACGGCCAGGTGCGGCTCGCTCCCGGCGTGCCGGTGAACGTGCTGGAGTAG
- the speA gene encoding biosynthetic arginine decarboxylase has product MAKNHALQRWGVEDSVELYGIRTWGAGFFDVSENGEVVVCPHGAQGPQIPLMEIIAGLHERGYDMPVLLRVENILSSRIAHIHESFRKAIRALGYKGDYRGVFPIKVNQQQQVVDQIAQFGSRFHHGLEAGSKAELIAAVALMRDREACIICNGYKDEEFIDLALQAQRLGYNIFIVLEMPGELEVVLERAAALGIRPNVGVRSKLSVKAGGHWTDSGGERSTFGLSPSQIVDVVDTLKSRDMLDCFRLLHYHLGSQISNIRDIRTGVMEATRLYAGLVEEGAPMGYLDLGGGLAVDYDGSHTNYVFSRNYNLDEYCADVVETIMSILDEKGIPHPHIITESGRATVAYCSVLLFNILDVNVVEEARLPETLPEDAPEAVRNLQETLANISLRNLQESYNDAVYYRDEVRRLFSTGGVSLRQRTLGERFFWAILMRIAKEKRKLKNVPRDLEDIDVNLADIYYGNFSVFQSLPDSWAIDQLFPIMPVHRLGEFPSRQGIISDITCDSDGRIDHFIDPQGMKPMLDLHPFREGEEYYLGVFLVGAYQETLGDLHNLMGDTNVVSIRAADDGSYEYVREIRGDSVSDVLSYAEYEPRRILENLRSAAEHAVREGRISPSERFAVMQAFEDGLRGYTYFER; this is encoded by the coding sequence TTGGCAAAGAATCACGCCTTGCAGCGGTGGGGGGTGGAGGATTCCGTCGAGCTTTACGGCATCCGCACCTGGGGCGCGGGCTTTTTTGACGTGTCGGAAAACGGCGAGGTGGTCGTGTGCCCGCACGGCGCGCAGGGCCCGCAGATCCCGCTCATGGAGATCATCGCAGGGCTCCACGAGCGCGGCTACGACATGCCCGTGCTGCTGCGCGTGGAGAATATCCTGAGCTCCCGCATCGCCCACATCCACGAGTCCTTCCGCAAGGCCATCCGCGCGCTCGGCTACAAGGGCGATTACCGCGGCGTCTTCCCCATCAAGGTCAACCAGCAGCAGCAGGTGGTGGACCAGATCGCCCAGTTCGGCAGCCGCTTCCACCACGGCCTCGAGGCCGGCTCCAAGGCCGAGCTCATCGCGGCCGTGGCCCTCATGCGCGACCGCGAGGCCTGCATCATCTGCAACGGCTACAAAGACGAGGAATTCATCGACCTGGCCCTCCAGGCGCAGCGCTTAGGCTATAATATCTTCATCGTGCTCGAAATGCCCGGCGAGCTCGAGGTGGTGCTCGAGCGCGCGGCCGCGCTCGGCATCCGCCCGAACGTGGGCGTGCGCTCCAAGCTCTCGGTGAAGGCCGGGGGGCACTGGACGGACTCGGGCGGCGAGCGCTCCACCTTCGGGCTCTCGCCCTCGCAGATCGTGGACGTGGTGGACACGCTCAAAAGCCGCGACATGCTCGACTGCTTCCGCCTGCTGCACTACCATCTGGGCTCGCAGATCTCCAATATCCGCGACATCCGCACCGGCGTCATGGAGGCCACGCGCCTTTACGCGGGCCTCGTGGAGGAAGGCGCGCCCATGGGCTACCTCGACCTCGGCGGCGGCCTCGCCGTGGACTATGACGGCTCGCACACCAACTACGTTTTTTCGCGCAACTACAATCTCGACGAATACTGCGCCGACGTGGTCGAGACCATCATGAGCATCCTCGACGAAAAGGGCATCCCGCACCCGCACATCATCACCGAGTCCGGCCGGGCCACCGTGGCCTACTGCTCCGTGCTGCTCTTCAACATCCTCGACGTGAACGTGGTGGAGGAGGCGCGCCTGCCCGAGACCCTGCCCGAAGACGCGCCCGAGGCCGTGCGCAACCTGCAGGAGACGCTGGCGAACATCAGCCTGCGCAACCTGCAGGAAAGCTACAACGACGCCGTCTATTACCGCGACGAGGTGCGCCGCCTCTTCTCCACCGGCGGCGTGAGCCTGAGGCAGCGCACGCTCGGCGAGCGCTTTTTCTGGGCCATCCTCATGCGCATCGCCAAGGAAAAGCGCAAGCTCAAGAACGTGCCGCGCGACCTCGAGGACATCGACGTCAACCTCGCCGACATCTATTACGGCAATTTCAGCGTGTTCCAGTCCCTGCCGGACTCCTGGGCCATCGACCAGCTCTTCCCCATCATGCCAGTGCACCGGCTCGGCGAATTCCCGTCCCGGCAGGGCATCATCTCGGACATCACCTGCGATTCGGACGGCCGCATCGACCACTTCATCGACCCGCAGGGCATGAAGCCCATGCTCGACCTGCACCCCTTCCGCGAGGGCGAGGAATACTATCTCGGCGTCTTCCTCGTGGGCGCCTACCAGGAGACCCTGGGCGACCTGCACAACCTCATGGGCGACACAAACGTGGTCTCCATCCGCGCCGCCGACGACGGCAGCTATGAATATGTGCGCGAGATCCGGGGCGATTCCGTGTCCGACGTTTTGAGCTATGCGGAGTACGAGCCGCGCCGCATCCTCGAGAACCTGCGCAGCGCCGCCGAGCACGCCGTGCGCGAGGGCCGCATCTCGCCGAGCGAGCGCTTCGCGGTCATGCAGGCCTTTGAGGACGGCCTGCGCGGCTATACCTATTTTGAACGCTGA
- a CDS encoding bifunctional adenosylcobinamide kinase/adenosylcobinamide-phosphate guanylyltransferase — MTPPCALFVGGVRSGKSGLAQKWAEARAPRRLYVATGEPADAEMAERVRQHRAARGPEWACLEEPLDVPAALDALWAGKSASAEAGSPGVVLLDCVSMWLANLLGAGLDDAAVLGRVDGLAASLSRRTLPVAVVTAEAGLGLVPPSPLPRRFLDLLGLANQRLARVALPVIFVTCGLPLPLRGTMPRELESRP; from the coding sequence GTGACGCCCCCCTGCGCCCTCTTTGTGGGCGGCGTGCGCAGCGGCAAGAGCGGCCTCGCCCAAAAGTGGGCCGAGGCGCGGGCGCCCCGCCGGCTCTATGTGGCAACAGGTGAGCCCGCTGACGCGGAAATGGCCGAGCGCGTGCGCCAGCACAGGGCAGCCCGCGGGCCGGAATGGGCCTGCCTTGAGGAGCCGCTGGACGTGCCCGCCGCGCTGGACGCCCTGTGGGCCGGGAAAAGCGCCAGTGCCGAGGCCGGCAGCCCGGGCGTGGTGCTCCTTGACTGCGTGAGCATGTGGCTCGCCAACCTGCTCGGCGCGGGCCTCGACGACGCCGCCGTGCTGGGCCGGGTGGACGGCCTCGCGGCGAGCCTTTCGCGGCGCACGCTGCCCGTGGCCGTGGTCACGGCCGAGGCCGGCCTCGGGCTTGTGCCGCCCTCGCCGCTTCCGCGTCGTTTCCTCGACCTGCTCGGCCTCGCCAACCAACGGCTCGCGCGCGTAGCCTTGCCCGTCATCTTCGTCACCTGCGGCCTGCCGCTGCCTTTGCGCGGCACAATGCCGCGGGAACTGGAGTCGCGCCCATGA
- a CDS encoding MFS transporter: MHRSLLAIFGPARFIGPQKAPKRWDKPGHVPQKLLSRDFILLFLMAMCSNSFIAVYYCFEQWMQGLGIAPQWRGILLSALFAMILIFRPLTSVFMLKRSKLGAMVVSLVVMSLAMLVYPYVTPHDAVAIILALRLVQGIALAVFSCCTVAVLVDCIPPGQSARGFALFSLTMLLPYSIIPAVSESLIPLLGGEARLFAATTVLGIPSFVMIGLLAKRLRTPEVAPQSGMSRQELWHAITHSGLAFVNLSCLAFSITTVIAIFFMKGLCGVTGAHPAWFFSTYTVTIILVRLFGSHHMDTLPRYRVTTLCAAVLSLCVLGLAWGPQWSFLPLACVYGLSLGLLYPLLAAAVYDRSTPEMRSVNSNVMMATFDASGMLAPVIGGLVMQAGFGYQGVFTAGAVSVACCGLFMIIDRARVLRADREARRRAA; the protein is encoded by the coding sequence ATGCACCGCTCCCTGCTCGCCATCTTCGGCCCGGCCCGCTTCATCGGCCCGCAAAAAGCCCCCAAGCGCTGGGACAAGCCCGGCCACGTGCCGCAAAAGCTGCTCTCCCGCGACTTTATCCTGCTCTTCCTCATGGCCATGTGCAGCAACAGCTTCATCGCTGTCTACTACTGCTTCGAGCAGTGGATGCAGGGTCTCGGCATCGCGCCGCAGTGGCGGGGCATTCTGCTCTCCGCGCTCTTCGCCATGATCCTCATTTTCCGGCCGCTCACCAGCGTCTTCATGCTCAAGCGAAGCAAGCTCGGGGCCATGGTGGTCTCGCTCGTCGTCATGAGCCTCGCCATGCTCGTCTACCCCTATGTGACGCCGCACGACGCCGTGGCGATCATCCTCGCCCTGCGCCTCGTGCAGGGCATAGCGCTCGCCGTGTTTTCCTGCTGCACCGTGGCCGTGCTTGTGGACTGCATCCCGCCCGGGCAGAGCGCGCGCGGCTTCGCCCTCTTTTCCCTGACCATGCTCTTGCCGTACTCCATCATCCCGGCCGTGTCGGAGAGCCTTATCCCGCTGCTCGGCGGCGAGGCGCGCCTCTTCGCCGCCACCACCGTGCTCGGCATCCCGTCCTTCGTCATGATCGGCCTTCTGGCCAAGCGCCTGCGCACGCCCGAGGTGGCGCCCCAAAGCGGCATGTCGCGCCAGGAGCTGTGGCACGCCATCACCCATTCGGGCCTCGCCTTCGTCAACCTCTCCTGCCTCGCCTTCAGCATCACCACGGTCATCGCCATCTTTTTCATGAAGGGCCTGTGCGGCGTCACCGGGGCGCATCCGGCGTGGTTTTTCAGCACCTACACCGTCACCATCATCCTCGTGCGCCTTTTCGGCAGCCACCACATGGACACGCTGCCGCGCTACCGCGTGACCACGCTCTGCGCGGCCGTGCTCTCGCTCTGCGTGCTCGGGCTCGCCTGGGGGCCGCAGTGGAGCTTCCTGCCGCTCGCCTGCGTCTACGGGCTGAGCCTCGGCCTGCTCTATCCGCTCTTGGCGGCGGCGGTCTATGACCGCTCCACCCCGGAGATGCGCTCGGTGAATTCCAACGTGATGATGGCCACCTTCGACGCCAGCGGCATGCTGGCGCCCGTCATCGGCGGCCTCGTGATGCAGGCGGGTTTCGGCTACCAGGGGGTGTTCACGGCGGGCGCCGTGAGCGTGGCCTGCTGCGGCCTCTTCATGATCATCGACCGTGCGCGGGTGCTGCGCGCCGACCGCGAGGCCCGGCGCCGGGCGGCGTGA